The nucleotide sequence GTCGCCCGCCCCTGCCCGGCGGGCGGCCCGCGCGGTGGTGCCGTAGGCCAGGAAGTTCAGCAGGGCCGCGGCCCACGCCAGGAGGCCGCCGCCGACGGCGAGCCCGCCGAGCGCGACCGTGCCGAGGTTGCCGATGACCGCGGTGTCCACCAGGAGGTACAGCGGCTCGGCCGCCAGCACCACGAGCGCCGGCAGCGCCAGGGACAGCACGGACGGACCGCGCCGAGGGGCAGGAACGGCCATCTCTCCCCCGGGTCAGCGGAGGGCGAGCTGTGCCCGGAGCGCCGCGATCGTCTTCTCGCGGTCGAGGCAGGAGGTGTAGCCGGCGGCGGCACGGTGGCCGCCGCCACCGAGGGCCATGGCCACCTGGGCGACGTCGGTCGCCCCGCGGGAGCGCAACGACACCGACCACGAGCCGTCGTCCTGGCCCTTCAGCACGCAGGCGACGTCGGCCTCCTGGGTCGACCGGACGACGTCGACCAGCGCCTCGAGCTGCTCACCGGGCAGGCCGTGCTCGCCGGCCTCGGCGGTGCTCGACCAGGTCCAGACCAGACCGGCGCCCACCTCGGCCTCCAGCACGGCCCGCCCGGTGACGACCGAGAGCAGGCCGAGCCAGCCGAACGGGGCGGTGTCGAACAGCCGCCGGCTGATCGCGGCGTGGTCGATGCCGGTGCTGAGGAGGCGCGCTGCCAGCGCGTGCGTCTCGGGCCGGGTGCTGCCGAAGCGGAAGGACCCGGTGTCGGCCGCGAGGCCGGCGTAGAGGCAGGTGGCCAGCGTGGGGTCCAGCGGGACGCCGAGCCCGTCGAGCAGGTCGGCGACGAGGGTCACCGTCGCGGGCGCGACGGGGTCGATCAGCCGCACCCGGCCGAAGCCGGGATTGCTGGCGTGGTGGTCGACGACCACCGACGTGCGCGCGCGGTCGAGCAGCGGGGCCAGCTCGCCGAGCCGCCCCGGCGAGGCCGCGTCCAGGCTCACGAACACGTCCGGCGAGGACGGCACGGCGCCCGAGGGGACCAGCCCCACGGCGCCGGGGATCCAGCCGAGCGACGCCGGCAGCGTAAACGGGCCGGGGAAGGTGGCCAGCACCCGCGCCCCGCGCCGGCGCAGCCCCTCGGCGAGCGCCAGCGTGCTGCCGAGCGCGTCGGCGTCGGGCTGCACGTGGCCGGACAGGACGACGGTGGCCCGGGCGTCGGCGGCCTCGGCCAGCACCGCGGCCGCCGACCGGGACGCGACGGCGAGGTCCTCGCCCGCGCGCCCGGACGGGGTCGCGGCGCTCACTCGCCCGGGTCGGGGTCGGCGACCCGGCCGCCCTGGTGCTCGCGGATGTCGCCGCCGCCCACCGGGTAGCCAGGGCCACCGTCGTCGGGCTCGTCGGCGGCGATGCTCGGCACGTCGCCGATCTCCCCGTGCTTCCCACCGGCGGTCGGGTCACCGGCGTCGGGCACGGGCCTGCCACCCAGGACGGACCTGCCGTACCCCTGGTCGGCCTCGTACGGATCGGGGTCGTTCTCGGTCACGGCAGGCTCCTGGTCTGGACGGACATGTCGTCGGAGGGCTCGTCGGCAGGTCCGGCGGCGTCCCGCGCTGCGGGCGCAGCGGAGTCGTCGTCGTCCTCGTCGTCGTCCTCCGCCGGCTTGCGGTAGGGATCTGCGTCACCGGCGTAGCGCGCGCCCTCACGGGCACGGGCGAGCTCCGCGTCGGCGTGCCGGGCGCGCTCGAGCGCCTCCTCCAGCTCACGGGCGGTGTCGGGCACGATGTCGGCCACGAAGGTCAGCGTCGGCACGAACTTGATGCCGGTCTGCCGCCCCACCGTGCTGCGCAGCACGCCGGTCGCGCTCGTGAGCGCCCTGGCCGAGTCGGCGATCTGGGTGTCGTCGCCGTAGACGGTGTAGAAGACCGTGGCCTCTCGGAGGTCACTGGTCACGCGGGCATCGGTGACGGTCACCATGCCCAGGCGGGGGTCCTTGATCTGGGACTCGATCGCCGCGGAGACGATCTGACGGATGCGCACCGCGAGCTTGCGGGCGCGGGCCGGGTCGGCCATCGGAGGACCTCCTGGTGCCTAGATGCAACGGCCCACTCGCCGGGCCCCGCCGCGAGCCTGCGCGCGGCGGGGGGCGAGGGGGTGCTTCAACAATCGGTGTCGCTGAACAACTGCCGGTGCGTGGACAGCAGCGTCACCTCCGGGCGCTCGGCCAGCAACCGCTCGCAGGCGTCGAGGACGTCGTTCACCTGACCGGCCTCTCCGGCCACGGCCGCGACACCGACCTGCACCCGGCGGTGCAGGTCCTGGTCGCCCACCTCGGCGGCGGCGACGGCGAACCGGCGCCGGAGCTCGGCGACGATCGGCCGGACGACGGCCCGTTTGCCCTTGAGCGAGTGCACGTCGCCGAGCAGCAGGTCCGCGGTCAGCGAGCCGGTGAACACCGGAGCACCTCCCGAGGACCTGCTGCTGGCGACGTGATCATCGTGCCACCCCTGCCGCCTGCCGGACGGCGGGCGGCAGGGGGTCTCGTCACTCGCGCGGCTTCTCGCGCAGTTCGAAGGTCTCGATCACGTCGTCGACCTTGATGTCGTTGAACGACCCCAGGCCGATACCGCACTCGTAGCCCTCACGGACCTCGGTCGCGTCGTCCTTGAACCGGCGCAGCGAGTCGACCGTCAGGTTGTCGGCCACCACGGCGCCGTCCCGCATCAGACGCGCCTTCGAGTTGCGGACGATCGTGCCGCTGCGGACCAGCGAACCGGCGACGTTGCCGATCTTGGGCACCCGGAAGACCTCGCGGACCTCCGCCGTGCCGAGCTGGACCTCCTCGTAGACGGGCTTGAGCATGCCCTTGAGCGCGGCCTCGATCTCGTCGATCGCCTGGTAGATGACCGTGTAGTACCGGACGTCCACCCCTTCGCGGTTGGCGAGCTCGGTGGCCTGGCCCTCGGCCCGGACGTTGAAGCCCAGGACGATGACGTCGTCGGCCAGCGCCAGGTCGATGTCGCTCTTGGTGATCCCACCGACGCCGCGGTGGATGACCCGCAGCGAGATCTCGTCGTCGACCTCGATCTTCATCAGCGCCTCTTCGAGCGCCTCGACGGTGCCCGAGTTGTCGCCCTTGATGATCAGGTTGAGCTGACGGTTCTCCTTGAGCGCCGCGTCGAGGTCCTCCAGGCTGATCCGCTTGCGCATCGAGGCGTTCTGCGCGTTGCGGATGCGGGCCTGGCGGCGGTCGGCGATCTGCCGGGCGACGCGGTCCTCGTCGACGACGAGGAAGGTGTCACCGGCACGCGGCACCGAGGTGAGACCCACGACCTGCACGGGGCGGGCCGGCAGGGCCTCCTTCAGCTTGTTGCCGTGCTCGTCGAGCAGCGACCGGACGCGACCGTAGGCGTCGCCGGCCACGATCGAGTCGCCCTGGCGCAGCGTGCCGCGCTGGACCAGCACCGTGGCGACGGGACCCCGGCCCTTGTCCAGCTTGCCCTCGATGACGACACCCTGCGGGTCCTGCTCGGTGTTCGCGCGCAGGTCCAGCGAGGCGTCCGCGGTCAGGAGGACCGCGGCGAGCAGGTCGTCGATGCCCTGGCGGGTGATCGCCGAGACGTCGACGAACATCGTCTCGCCGCCGTACTCCTCGGCGACCAGGCCGTACTCGGTGAGCTGCTGGCGGATCTTGGCGGGGTTGGCCCCCTCCTTGTCCACCTTGTTCACCGCGACCACGATCGGGACCTCGGCGGCCTGGGCGTGGTTAAGCGCCTCGACCGTCTGCGGCATGACGCCGTCGTCGGCCGCGACGACCAGGATGACGATGTCGGTGACCTTCGCGCCGCGGGCACGCATCGCGGTGAACGACTCGTGACCCGGGGTGTCGATGAAGGTGACCGGACGCTCGTTGCCGTCCAGTTCGGTGACGACCTGGTAGGCGCCGATGTGCTGGGTGATGCCGCCGGCCTCGCGCGCCACGACGTTGGCGTCGCGGATCGCGTCCAGCAGCTTGGTCTTCCCGTGGTCGACGTGACCCATGACGGTCACGACCGGCGGGCGGGCCGACCAGTCCTCCTCGTCGCCCTCCTCGTCACCGAAGGTGAGGTCGAAGGTCTCGAGGAGCTCGCGGTCCTCGTCCTCGGGGCTGACGACCTGGATGTTCCAGCCGATCTCGGCGCCGAGCAGCTGCAGCGTCTCGTCGTTGACCGACTGCGTCGCGGTGACCATCTCGCCCAGGTGGAACAGGGCGGTCACCAGCGCGGCCGGCTGGGCGTTGATGCGCTCGGCCAGGTCGGTCAGCGAGGCGCCGCGGGGCAGCCGGACGGTCTGCCCGTTGCCGCGCGGCAGGCTGACGCCGCCCATGCTCGGCGCCGCCATGGAGTCGAACTCCTGACGCCGCTGCTTCTTGCTCTTGCGCCCGCGGACCGGACCCCGGCCGCCGGGACGGCCGAAGGCACCGGCGGTGCCGGCACCCGAGCCACCGCGGCCACGGCCACGGCCACCGCCGCCACCACGGAAGCCACCACCGGCCGGCGCGCCGGCACCAGGGGCACCGCCGCCGCCACCGGGACGGAAGCCACCGCCACCGCCGCCGCCGGGACCACCCGGACGGCCACGACCGGCACCGCCGGGGCCACCACCGGGACGGCCGCCACCGGCCGGCCGCGGCGGCATCATGCCGGGCGACGGGCGCTGCGGCATCATGCCCGGGTTGGGACGCGGACCGCCGGGACCGGCCGCGGGACGGGGACCGCCCGGACCGGCACCGGGACGCGGGCCACCGGGCCCGGCCGGACGGGGGCCGCCGGCACCGGGCGCCGGACGGGGGCCACCGGCGCCGGGCGCGGGACGGGGGCCGCCCGCAGCCGGGCCGGGACGCGGACCACCGGCCGCGGGGGCCGGACGAGGTGCGCTGCTGAAGGGGTTGTTGCCCGGCCGCGGAGCCGGCCGGGGGCCGGGGCGCGGACCACCGGGCGCGGCCCCCCCGGCCGGAGCCGGACGGGCGGGCGCGGGACGCGGAGCGGCCGGCTGCTGCGGCGGAGCCGCCGGAGCCGGGGCCTGCGCGGCGGGAGCCTGCGGAGCGGGAGCCTGCGCAGCGGGGGCCTGCGCGGGCGGAGCCGCGGCGGCCGGAGCCTGCGGAGCGGGCGCGGCCGGACGGGGACCCGGTCGCGGTCCGGGCGCCGCCGGGCGGGCCGGAGCGGACGCGGCCGGAGCCGAGGGGCCGGCGGGAGCCGCCGGAGCCACCGGACCCGGAGTGGGCGCACCGGGGCGCGGGGCAGCGGGGGCGGCCGAACCGTTCCCACCGCCGGTCTTGGCGCCGAGCGCCTCACGGAGCCGCCGGGCCACGGGGGCCTCGACGGTGGAGGACGCGGACTTCACGAACTCGCCCTGCTCCTTGAGCGTGGCGAGCACGGTCTTGCTGTCGACACCGAACTCCTTGGCGAGTTCGTGTACGCGGGCTTTGCCTGGCACGGGTCTCCTCTTGGTGAGGCCGGCGGCTTGCCCGCTCGACCTCGTCGTTAGTGGCGCATGGTCATCGTGAGAACTTCACGGCTGAGTCATCCGACGGTGTCCTGTCGACGTGCGGATCGGCCTGGCGCCGATCCGACTGGGACCTGCTGGTGCTGCCCGACCCGGTCCGGCGTCTCCGGCACCTCCGGGGAGGCACCGAGCACGACGGCCCGGAGCGGACCGACCTCCACGGGGGCGCTGGTGCGCAGCGCCCGCGGGAAGGCCCGGCGTCGCTCCGCTGCGCGCAGGCACTCCGCGGTCGGGTGCAGCGAGGCACCGCGACCGGGAAGGCGCCGTCGAGGATCGGGAACCAGTGCCCCGGCCACGACGACGACGCGCAGCAGATCGTTGACCGAGGCTCGCTTCCGGCACCCCACGCAGGTGCGGACCGGATTCGACGTGTCGGCCACCTGCAATCCTAGCGCGTGGCCGGGCCGCGGTGTTCCGCGCGGCGCGGCCCGGACCGGGAACCCCCGCCCGGGCCCTGCCCGCGGGCCCCCGGGGCGCCCCCACGTCCCCCGCCCGGGTGAACGGACGGCGCGGAGCGCAGCGGCGGACGGCCCACCCCCGGCGAGGGGGTTGCGTCGGCGTCATCGGCCTGTGCGTCGCTGCGGATGTCGATCCGGCAGCCGGTCAGCCGGGCGGCCAGCCGGGCGTTCTGCCCTTCCTTCCCGATCGCCAGCGACAGCTGGTAGTCGGGGACGACGACGCGCACCGCCTTGGCCTGGGGGTCGACGAGCTGGGCGCTGCTGACGCGCGCCGGGCTCAGCGCGGACGCCACGAAGGACGCCGGGTCGTCGGTCCAGTCGACGATGTCGATCTTCTCGCCGTGCAGCTCGCTCATGACGTTGCGCACCCGCTGGCCCATCGGGCCGATGCAGGACCCCTTGGCGTTGAGCCCGGGCACCTTGGTGCGGACGGCGATCTTCGACCGGTGCCCGGCCTCGCGGGCGACCGCGACGATCTCCACGCTGCCGTCGGCGATCTCGGGCACCTCCAGGGCGAAGAGCTTGCGGACCAGGTGCGGGTGGGTGCGCGACACGGTGACCTGCGGCCCGCGGAAGGTGCGGGACACGGAGACCACGTAGGCCTTGATCCGGCTGCCGTGCTGGTAGCTCTCCCCCGGCACCTGCTCGGCGGCCGGGAGCACCGCCTCGACCTTGCCGATGTCGATCATCACCACGCCGCTGGCGTTGCGCCGCTGGTCGGCCTGGACGATGCCGCTGACGATGTCGCCTTCCTTGCCGGCGTACTCGCCGAAGGTCTGCTCGTGCTCCGCGTCGCGCAGCCGCTGGACGATGACCTGCTTGGCGGTGCTCGCCGCGATGCGGCCGAAGTCCGAGGGAGTGTCGTCCCACTCACGCACGACCTCGCCGTCGGGGCCGAGCTCCTGCGCCAGCACGGCGACCTCGCCGCTCTTGCGGTCCACGTGCACCCGCACGTGCTTGGCCGCCCCGTCGGCATGCCGGTAGGCGGTCACCAGGGCGGTCTCGAGCGCCTCGATCACCGTGTCGACCGGGATGCCCTTCTCCCGTTCGACCGCCTTGAGCGCGGTGACGTCGATGTTCACGTGTCTCCTCCGTCGTCGTCCGCGAGCTCGGCCCGGTCCGGGCCGTCGTGCTCAGCGGCGTCGTCCTGCGCGGTGTCGTGCTCCGCGATGTCGTCTTCCGTGGCGCTGTCCGTGGCGTCGTCCGCGAGGTCGTCGGTGGCGCCGGCTCGGCCAAACTCCACCTGGACCCGCCCGTCCCCGAGCTCGCCCCACGGGATCTGGCGCGGCTGCGGCGGGCGCTTCTTCGCCCCCGGCTTGCCCTTCGCCTCCACGGCCAGGGTCACCCCGGCGTCGTCGACCGCCGCGATCCGGCCGGTGAGCTGCTCGCTCGCTCCCGCCGGCCCGACGGCCACGACCACCAGCCGACCGGTGTTGCGCCGCCAGTGGCGCGGCTCGGTGAGCGGCCGGTCGACGCCCGGGCTGGTCACCTCGAGCACGTACGGCGTGCGACCCATGCCGTCGTCGTTGTGGTCGAGCGCCTCGGAGACCGCCCGGCTGACCTCGGCGATGTCGTCCAGGGTCACGCCCTCGTCGTGGTCGACCACCACCCGGACGACGCTCCGCCGGCCGGCGGGGGTGACCACGAGCTCCTCCAGGTCGAAGCCGGCCTCGGTGACGACCGGCTGGATCCAGCCGGTCAGCCGCGCGGTGGCGGGGTCGCTCCGCTGGTTTCCGCGAGAGGCGGACACGCTTGCCTCCTCAGGCTCGGTCGGCCGCACGATGCCGTGCGCGCACCCCTGCGCCCCGGTGCCGCGCGCCGGCACCGCCGGCGGGTCCCGGGGTCGAGGGGAAGGGCCCAGGTTACCGCCCGGCGGGGAACACCGGCCCGGGCAGCATCCCGGGCGGCCCGGCCACGCCCCTGGGACGGGAGGGGCCGACGGGCCGGACGGGAACCGGGGACCGATTCGGCGGGGCGACCCGGCGGCAGGCGCGGCCGGCGACGCCCCCGGCTGCGAGGATGGAGGCGATGTCTCCTCCCCGCCCCCTCGGCCCGCGGACGTTCACCCGGCGGACCCTCCTCGCGGTCTCCGCGGCCGGCCTGGCGGTCGTCGCCACCGGCTGCACCTCGTCGCCTCCTGTCGACGAGCGGAACGCCGTGACCAGCGAGCAGGCCGACGAGCTGGCCGCTCAGGTGGCGGTGCAGGAGACGCTCGTACGGGCCTACCAGCTGGCCTTCGACGCGGATCCCGCCCTCGCCGCCGTGATCGACGACCTCGCCGGTCAGGCCCGGGAGCAGCTGGACCGCCTGCGCGCCGCGGCACCGGGCAGCACGCCGACGGCTCCCGCGCCGCCGGACACCCCGCCGCCCGGCCAGGGCCAGGACTGGCTGCGCGCACAGGTGGCCGTCGCGGCGACGTCGCACGCCACCGCCGCCCTGGACCAGTCCGGTGCGCGGGCCGCCCTGCTCGGGTCCGTCGCCGCAGGACTGCGTGGCCACGAGGCACGACTGGCATGACGGGACACCACCATGGCTGAGGACATCGCGGGCACCACCGCCGAGAACGAGGCGCTCGACGCCGCGCTCGCCGCCGAGCACGCCGCCGTCTGGGGGTACGGCGTGGTCGGCGCCGCGCTGGGACCGGACGCGCGGGAGGGGGCCGTCGCCGCGGAGATCACCCACCGCGCCGCTCGCGACGGGCTCCTCGCCCTGCTCGCCGAGCGGCGGGTCGAGCCCGTGCAGCCCGAGGCCGGGTACGCGCTCCCGTTCCCGGTGCTGTCCGCCGTCGACGCCGCGGCCCTCGCCGCCGTCCTCGAGGAGGGCGTCACGCGGGCATGGGTCCGGGTCATGGCCGAGGCCGCCGGACGGCCCACCCGGGAGCTGGCGATGGAGGTCCTGAGCGGCGCCGAGGTGCGGGCCGTCGGCTGGCGCGCCGCCGCCGGTCAGGGTTCGGTCACCCGCGCGCTCCCCGGGCTGTAGCGCCGGGTCGGCTCAGCCCAGGGCTCCCAGGAAGGCATCGGTGACGGCGACGGCGGCGCTGCTGGACTGGCCGCCCTCGACGAGCACGGCGAAGGCGACGTCGCCGGCGGGCCCGCCGAGCTGGTACCCCATGAACCAGCCGTGGGAGTCCGGCGGGGTGCCCGTGCCGTACTCGGCCGTGCCGGTCTTGCCGTAGACCTCGCCCCGGTCGGCGAGCGCCGTGGCCGTTCCGGAGAGCACGACCTGCCGCATCATCGGGCGCAGCGCCTCGAGCACCTGCGCTCCCGGCCCCGCCGGCGCCGGCCCGGCCGGCTCGGCCCCGACCACCTCCACGGGGACGGCCGGGGTGCCGCCGGCGATGCCCGCGGCGACGAGCGCCATCTGCGCAGGGCTCATCAGCACCCGGCCCTGCCCGATCGCGTCGGCCGCCTTGCCGGTTCCGACGCTGTCACGGGGCACGCTCCCGCTGAAGACGTCGACCGGCAGCTGCCAGTCGGTGCCCACGCCGTAGGCAGCCGCGGCCTCGGCCAGGGCGGCGTCGGGCAGCTCGAGCGCCTGGCGGATGAACGTGGTGTTGCACGAGTGGGCGAAGGCCTCGGTGAACGGCACCGTGCCGAGGTCGAACTGGTCCTCGTTCTCGAACTCGCGTCCCTCGACCGTCGTCGTCCCGGGGCAGGGCAGCGGCGTGGCCGCCGTGACCGTGCCGGCGGACAGCAGGGCGGTGGCCGTCATCGTCTTCATGCTCGAGCCCGGTGGGAACTGGCCGCGCAGGGCGTTGCTCGCGTCGGCGGCCTCGTTGGAGGAGACAGCGAGGATCTCCCCGGTGCCCGGGCGCACGGCGACCAGGTGCGTAGGCCGCGACTCGGTGGCGACGGCGGCGTCCGCGGCGGTCTGGATCTCCGGCACCAGCGGGGTCTGCACCGGCTCGCCCGGCACCGGCTCCACCGCGGCGATCTCGAGCCCCGTGTCCGCCGTCGCCTCGTCGGAGCTGACCACGGAGACGGTGAAGCCGGCGGTGCCGGCCAGCTGCTCCTGGTACGCCCGCTGGAGCCCCGAGAGCCCCAGCTGGTCGCCGGCGGCGTAGCGGGGCACGCCGTCCTCGGCCGACTCGTCGATGACCTCTGCCGTGGCGGCGCCGACCCGCCCGAGGAGGGCGGACGCGAACCGCGCGGTGGGCGCCAGCAGCCGGGTCTCGGTGGGGAAGACCGCGCCGGGGAGGTCGTAGACCTGGGCCCGGATGCGCTCGAAGTCGGGGCGGCGCAGCGTGATGACCGGGACGAACTGGCCCTCCGGCGCAGCGGCCACGTCGGCGGCGATCTCCTCCGCCGCGATGCCCGTGGCCGCCGAGAGGCTCGCGGCCAGCGCGGGCAGGTCGGTGACCTGTGCCGGGTCCACGCCGACGTTCACGACCTCCGTCGGCGTGAAGATCGGGGCGCCGGCGGCGTCGGTGACGGGCGCGCGCTCCGGCAGCCGTCGCTCGAGCGCCAGGTGCTGCCCCTCCCCCAGCTCGGGGTGCACGAGCGCGGGCTCGGCGACGACCTCCCACGCCTCCTCGCCCTCGCGCAGCCGCAGCGTGCCGTCGTACGTCCACTCCGGCGCGGCGGCGAGGTCCCAGGTGGCGGTCCAGCCGACGGTGGCCGTGTCGTCCTCGACAGTCACCTCGCCCAGCTGCGCCTCCAGGGTGGCGCCGGGGAGGTCGGCGGCGGTCTGCTCGAGCAGCGCCGCGGCGGCGTCGACGTCGGTGGTGGACCGCGCCGCGGCCGCGGTGTCCCCGGCCGCCCAGTCCTCCAGGAACGCCTCCGCGGCCGCGCGGACGTCCTCCTCGCTGTCGCCGGAGCAGCCGGCCAGCACGGGGACGGCGAGCACGAGCGAGGTCAGGAGGACCGGAGCGGGACGGCTGCGCACGGGCACAGGCTGCCAGACGGACCGACGGTCTCAGAACAGCACGCTGGCGTACTCGCCGACCTCGCGGAATCCCACGCGGCGGTAGGCCGCCCGGGCCCGGGTGTTGTAGTCGTTGACGTACAGGCTGACGACGGGGGCGATCACGGCGCGGGCGTAGTCGACGACGGCGGCGGTGCAGGTGGTGCCGATGCCCCGGCCGCGCAGCGCCGGGGCCACCCACACGCCCTGGATCTGGCAGGCCCCGCGGCAGACGGCGCCGATCTCGGCCTTGAACAGCACGGCGCCGTCCTCGATCCAGGCCAGGGACTGCCCGGCGCGCACGAGCTCGTCGACCCGCGCCCGGTAGCCGGCGCCGCCGTCGGTGCGCAGGGGGCTGACCCCGACCTCCTCGGTGAACATCGCCACCGCGGCGGGCATCAGCAGGTCGATCTGCTCGGCCCGTACGGGGCGGACCCGGGGCTCGGGACGCACGGCGGGCGGCCCGTCGATCGCCATGAGCGGCTGCCGGGGGCGGTGGTCGCGGGCGGGGCCCCACTGCGGGGCGAGCAGCTCCCACAGGGGCTCGACGACGGCCGACGGCCCCACGATGGTGGAGCACCGGCGGCCGGCCCGCCGGGCCCGCTCGGCGAACGCGTCCGCGGCGGCACGCTCGGCGCCGGGCAGCGCGAACGGGATGAGGTTGGCCCCGGCCAGGCAGACCGCGTCGAGCTCCCCGTCGGTGCCGATGCCCCACAGCGGCGCGCCGACCGAGACCGCCGCGGTGCCCGCGACCTCGACCCGCCCGGCGATCACGCAGCCGGCGACCGGGTCGGTGGCCAGCAGGCGCTGCACGGCCGGCTCGTCGGCCTCGTCGAGGACGCGGGCGGCGGGCGTTCGGAGCACGGGTGCGGGAGGTCGGTCAGCTGACGCTGACGACGGGCGGACCCGACGGCGTGCCGTCGTCCATCGCCTGGCCGGCCAGGCGCATGGCCTCCTCGATGAGGGTCTCGACGATCTGGGACTCCGGCACGGTCTTGATGACCTCGCCCTTGACGAAGATCTGGCCCTTCCCGTTGCCGGAGGCGACGCCGAGGTCGGCCTCCCGGGCCTCGCCCGGGCCGTTGACGACGCAGCCCATGACCGCCACGCGCAGCGGCACCTCCATGCCCTCCAGCCCGGCGGTGACCTCGTCGGCGAGCTTGTACACGTCGACCTGGGCTCGCCCGCAGGACGGACAGCTGACGATCTCCAGGCCGCGCTGGCGCAGGTTCAGCGACTCGAGGATCTGGTTGCCGACCTTGACCTCCTCGGCCGGCGGCGCCGAGAGGGAGACCCGGATGGTGTCGCCGATGCCCTGGCTCAGCAGCGCGCCGAAGGCGACCGCGGACTTGATCGTGCCCTGGAAGGCGGGGCCGGCCTCGGTCACGCCCAGGTGCAGCGGGTAGTCGCACTGCGCGGCGAGCAGCTCGTAGGCGCGCACCATGATCACCGGGTCGTTGTGCTTGACCGAGATCTTGATGTCGCGGAAGTCGTGCTCCTCGAACAGCGAGCACTCCCACAGCGCCGACTCGACCAGCGCCTCGGGGGTGGCCTTGCCGTACTTGGCCAGCAGGCGCCTGTCGAGCGAGCCGGCGTTGACGCCGATGCGGATGGGGGTGCCGGCGGCCTTGGCCGCCCTGGCGATCTCGCCGACCTTGTCGTCGAACTTCTTGATGTTCCCCGGGTTCACCCGGACCGCGGCACAGCCGGCGTCGATCGCGGCGAAGACGTACCGCGGCTGGAAGTGGATGTCGGCGATGACCGGGATCTGCGACTTCTTCGCGATGATCGGCAGCGCCTCGGCGTCGTCGGTGTCGGGGACGGCGACCCGCACGATCTGGCAGCCGGACGCGGTCAGCTCGGCGATCTGCTGCAGCGTCGCGTTGATGTCGGCGGTCTTGGTGGTGCACATCGACTGGACGCTGACCGGGGAGTCGCTGCCGACGCCGACGCCACCGACGTCCAGCTGCCGGGTCTTGCGGCGGGGCGCGAGGACGGGCGGGGGCGCAGCGGGCATGCCGAGGCCGACGGGGATCGCCATACGGTCAGTATCCCCCGACGCGCGATCGCCGCCGGTGGAGACGCTGTGACGTGCGCACCTCGGCCGGGCAGGCCTCAGGGCGCGTAGGCGGCGGCCTCCGCCACGAGCTCGCCGAGAACCGTCCGCACGGCGCGCCGGGCGGCCTTGTCCGGGCGCGCGAGCGCCTCGACGATCCGCCCGGCGCGGAGGTCGGCCAGGGGTACCAGCGCCAGCCGCCCCTCGGTGCGCTCCCTGGTGGTGTGCCGCGGCAGCAGGGCGATGCCGTGCCCCCGGGCGACCAGCTTCTCCATCAGCGGCAGGTGCGTGGTCCGGCGGACGACGCGCACCGGGGAGCCGGCCCGGGCCGCGATCGCCGTGAGCACCCGGTCGATGGGGAACTCCGCCGGCGGGGCGATCCACGCCTCGCCGATCACGTCCAGCGGGCTCACCCGGTCACGCCCGGCCAGCGGGTGGTCCAGCGGCAGCGCGACGTCCAGCGGCTCGCGCAGCAGCAGCCGGACGTCGATCCGCGGCCGGGCCGGGGGCACCACGTCGTCGGACCGGTGCGCGACCACGATGTCGTAGTCGGCGGTGAGCGCCGCGAAGTCGTCCTGGGAGACGTCCTCGTCGTGGGTCTCGACGGTGATCGCCGGGACGGCGGCCAGCCGGTCGAGCAGGCCGGGCACCAGCAGCTCACCGGCCGAGTGGAACAGCGCGAGCCGCACCGTCCCGCCGGCGCCGCCCCGGTAGCCCTCCCAGTCCGCCTCCGCGACGGCGAGCGCGGTGGCGACACCGTCGGCGATCCCGGCGAGCGCCCGGCCCGCATCGGTCAGGCGCACGCCGCGACCCACCCGCTCCACCAGGGGCATGCCCACCCGCCGCTGCAGCACCTTCAG is from Blastococcus sp. HT6-4 and encodes:
- a CDS encoding ferritin-like domain-containing protein, whose amino-acid sequence is MAEDIAGTTAENEALDAALAAEHAAVWGYGVVGAALGPDAREGAVAAEITHRAARDGLLALLAERRVEPVQPEAGYALPFPVLSAVDAAALAAVLEEGVTRAWVRVMAEAAGRPTRELAMEVLSGAEVRAVGWRAAAGQGSVTRALPGL
- a CDS encoding penicillin-binding transpeptidase domain-containing protein, with the translated sequence MRSRPAPVLLTSLVLAVPVLAGCSGDSEEDVRAAAEAFLEDWAAGDTAAAARSTTDVDAAAALLEQTAADLPGATLEAQLGEVTVEDDTATVGWTATWDLAAAPEWTYDGTLRLREGEEAWEVVAEPALVHPELGEGQHLALERRLPERAPVTDAAGAPIFTPTEVVNVGVDPAQVTDLPALAASLSAATGIAAEEIAADVAAAPEGQFVPVITLRRPDFERIRAQVYDLPGAVFPTETRLLAPTARFASALLGRVGAATAEVIDESAEDGVPRYAAGDQLGLSGLQRAYQEQLAGTAGFTVSVVSSDEATADTGLEIAAVEPVPGEPVQTPLVPEIQTAADAAVATESRPTHLVAVRPGTGEILAVSSNEAADASNALRGQFPPGSSMKTMTATALLSAGTVTAATPLPCPGTTTVEGREFENEDQFDLGTVPFTEAFAHSCNTTFIRQALELPDAALAEAAAAYGVGTDWQLPVDVFSGSVPRDSVGTGKAADAIGQGRVLMSPAQMALVAAGIAGGTPAVPVEVVGAEPAGPAPAGPGAQVLEALRPMMRQVVLSGTATALADRGEVYGKTGTAEYGTGTPPDSHGWFMGYQLGGPAGDVAFAVLVEGGQSSSAAVAVTDAFLGALG
- a CDS encoding GNAT family N-acetyltransferase — translated: MLRTPAARVLDEADEPAVQRLLATDPVAGCVIAGRVEVAGTAAVSVGAPLWGIGTDGELDAVCLAGANLIPFALPGAERAAADAFAERARRAGRRCSTIVGPSAVVEPLWELLAPQWGPARDHRPRQPLMAIDGPPAVRPEPRVRPVRAEQIDLLMPAAVAMFTEEVGVSPLRTDGGAGYRARVDELVRAGQSLAWIEDGAVLFKAEIGAVCRGACQIQGVWVAPALRGRGIGTTCTAAVVDYARAVIAPVVSLYVNDYNTRARAAYRRVGFREVGEYASVLF
- the ispG gene encoding flavodoxin-dependent (E)-4-hydroxy-3-methylbut-2-enyl-diphosphate synthase, translated to MAIPVGLGMPAAPPPVLAPRRKTRQLDVGGVGVGSDSPVSVQSMCTTKTADINATLQQIAELTASGCQIVRVAVPDTDDAEALPIIAKKSQIPVIADIHFQPRYVFAAIDAGCAAVRVNPGNIKKFDDKVGEIARAAKAAGTPIRIGVNAGSLDRRLLAKYGKATPEALVESALWECSLFEEHDFRDIKISVKHNDPVIMVRAYELLAAQCDYPLHLGVTEAGPAFQGTIKSAVAFGALLSQGIGDTIRVSLSAPPAEEVKVGNQILESLNLRQRGLEIVSCPSCGRAQVDVYKLADEVTAGLEGMEVPLRVAVMGCVVNGPGEAREADLGVASGNGKGQIFVKGEVIKTVPESQIVETLIEEAMRLAGQAMDDGTPSGPPVVSVS
- a CDS encoding LysR family transcriptional regulator, encoding MVVSGSGLWERVDPAQLLLLRELAEHGSVTAVAGATARTPSAVSQQLKVLQRRVGMPLVERVGRGVRLTDAGRALAGIADGVATALAVAEADWEGYRGGAGGTVRLALFHSAGELLVPGLLDRLAAVPAITVETHDEDVSQDDFAALTADYDIVVAHRSDDVVPPARPRIDVRLLLREPLDVALPLDHPLAGRDRVSPLDVIGEAWIAPPAEFPIDRVLTAIAARAGSPVRVVRRTTHLPLMEKLVARGHGIALLPRHTTRERTEGRLALVPLADLRAGRIVEALARPDKAARRAVRTVLGELVAEAAAYAP